A genomic stretch from Oleomonas cavernae includes:
- a CDS encoding alpha/beta hydrolase — protein sequence MPEIIFNGPAGRLEGRYHHAGTGVPVALVLHPHPQFGGTMNNKVVYNLFHTFVNRGFSVLRFNFRGVGRSQGSFDNGAGELSDAASALDWMQTYNPSAAECWVAGFSFGAWIGMQLLMRRPEINGFISVAPPASRYDFTFLAPCPSDGLILQGTDDQVVAEPEVAKLATRLSNQRGIKVKYETIKGAGHFFEDQMDDLVRICGGYLDMRMGRNT from the coding sequence ATGCCTGAGATCATCTTCAACGGCCCGGCCGGGCGACTCGAAGGCCGCTACCATCATGCCGGCACCGGCGTGCCCGTGGCCCTGGTCCTGCACCCGCACCCGCAGTTCGGCGGGACCATGAACAACAAGGTCGTCTACAACCTGTTTCACACCTTCGTGAACCGCGGTTTTTCGGTCCTGCGCTTCAATTTCCGCGGGGTGGGGCGCAGCCAGGGCAGCTTCGACAACGGCGCCGGCGAACTCTCCGATGCCGCCTCGGCACTCGACTGGATGCAGACCTACAACCCGTCGGCCGCGGAGTGCTGGGTCGCCGGCTTCTCCTTCGGCGCCTGGATCGGCATGCAGCTTCTGATGCGCCGGCCCGAAATCAACGGCTTCATTTCGGTCGCACCGCCCGCCAGCCGTTATGATTTCACCTTCCTGGCGCCCTGCCCGTCCGACGGCCTGATCCTGCAGGGCACCGACGACCAGGTGGTGGCCGAGCCGGAGGTGGCCAAGCTCGCCACCCGCCTGTCGAACCAGCGCGGCATCAAGGTGAAGTACGAGACCATCAAGGGCGCCGGCCACTTCTTCGAAGACCAGATGGACGACCTCGTGCGGATCTGCGGCGGCTACCTCGACATGCGCATGGGCCGGAACACCTGA
- the cysE gene encoding serine O-acetyltransferase, with translation MFTRLKDEIDSYIARDPAARSRIEVLLSYPSFHAVAMHRVAHWLWQRDWRLSARWFSYLARLFTGIEIHPGAQIGRRLFIDHGLGVVIGETAQIGDDVTLYHDVTLGGLLPSVNSRAQVGVKRHPTLRDRVIVGSGAQILGPITVGEDARVGANAVVVSDVAAATTVVGIPAKPANAAPRLVDRALDFCAYGTMGGKMPDPVEDEIESLVARVHALSARVAELESRLGGTAEPHGEVVEGPHAAAANH, from the coding sequence ATGTTTACGCGGTTGAAGGACGAGATAGACAGCTACATCGCCCGCGATCCGGCAGCCCGGTCGCGGATCGAGGTGCTGTTGTCCTATCCCAGCTTCCATGCCGTCGCCATGCACCGGGTGGCCCATTGGCTTTGGCAGCGCGACTGGCGCCTGTCGGCACGCTGGTTTTCCTATCTGGCGCGGCTGTTCACCGGCATCGAGATCCATCCGGGCGCACAGATCGGCCGGCGCCTGTTCATCGATCACGGCCTGGGCGTGGTGATCGGCGAGACCGCGCAAATCGGCGACGACGTGACGCTCTATCACGATGTCACCCTGGGCGGCCTGTTGCCGTCGGTCAATTCGCGGGCCCAGGTCGGGGTGAAGCGTCATCCCACCTTGCGCGACCGGGTCATCGTCGGGTCGGGCGCGCAGATCCTGGGGCCGATCACGGTGGGCGAAGATGCCCGCGTCGGCGCCAATGCCGTGGTGGTCAGCGATGTCGCGGCCGCGACCACGGTGGTCGGCATTCCGGCCAAGCCGGCGAATGCGGCACCCCGGCTGGTCGACCGGGCGCTGGACTTCTGCGCCTACGGCACCATGGGCGGCAAGATGCCCGATCCGGTCGAAGACGAAATCGAGAGCCTGGTGGCGCGGGTACATGCCCTGTCCGCCCGGGTGGCCGAACTTGAATCCCGGCTGGGCGGCACGGCCGAACCGCACGGCGAGGTGGTCGAAGGACCCCATGCCGCGGCGGCCAACCATTGA
- a CDS encoding Rrf2 family transcriptional regulator — MKLSTRGRYAVMAMVDLAAHGEGKPVSLADIAERQEISLSYLEQLFGKLRRGGLVKSVRGPGGGYVLGRGANDTRIADIVLAVDEPIKATRCDLATSAGCRGNRGRCATHDLWEELSHQIHLYLSSVSLADVVSRRVLGSSGLVLRDPVERVA, encoded by the coding sequence ATGAAACTGTCCACGCGCGGGCGCTATGCCGTCATGGCCATGGTCGATCTGGCGGCTCATGGCGAAGGAAAGCCGGTCTCGCTGGCCGATATCGCCGAGCGGCAGGAGATCTCGCTGTCCTATCTGGAGCAATTGTTCGGCAAGCTGCGGCGCGGCGGCCTGGTGAAGAGCGTGCGCGGTCCCGGCGGCGGTTACGTCCTGGGGCGCGGCGCCAACGACACCCGCATCGCCGATATCGTGCTGGCGGTGGACGAGCCGATCAAGGCAACGCGCTGCGACCTTGCGACCTCGGCCGGTTGCCGGGGCAATCGCGGCCGCTGCGCTACTCACGACCTGTGGGAAGAGTTGAGCCACCAGATCCACCTCTATCTCTCCAGCGTCTCGCTGGCTGACGTGGTCAGTCGCCGGGTCCTGGGGTCGAGCGGCCTGGTGCTGCGCGACCCCGTCGAACGTGTCGCCTGA
- a CDS encoding anhydro-N-acetylmuramic acid kinase — translation MRALGLMSGTSADGIDLALIDTDGERIAHFGPVMTVPLTPTTRAAIREASRVAAAWDPGQAVPGAVREAEARVTEAHRAAIEHFLARTGTPRDAIGVIGFHGQTILHRPDQHLTWQIGDGLALAYEFSIDVVGQFRLADVAAGGQGAPFAPLYHQALARGMMERDGPIAVLNIGGVSNLTWIGLDPEEAPVAFDCGPGNALIDDWALAHTGRPVDADGALAGAGEVDIQILNQMMDHPFFDLGVPKSLDRDDFTLGAVRGLAAEDGAATLTAFTVEAIAQARVHFPRPVTRFLVTGGGRHNPVMMEMLGTRLGVAVQPVESAGWRGDSIEAEAFAYLAVRALRGLALSLPTTTGVPVPMPGGQVFRPMRMSR, via the coding sequence ATGCGGGCATTGGGCCTGATGAGCGGGACGTCGGCCGACGGCATTGACCTGGCGCTGATCGATACCGACGGCGAGCGCATCGCCCATTTCGGCCCGGTCATGACGGTGCCCCTGACCCCCACGACCCGCGCCGCCATCCGCGAGGCCAGCCGCGTCGCCGCCGCCTGGGATCCCGGCCAGGCGGTGCCAGGCGCGGTGCGCGAGGCCGAGGCCCGGGTCACCGAGGCGCACCGCGCCGCCATCGAGCATTTCCTGGCCCGGACGGGCACGCCGCGCGACGCGATCGGGGTCATCGGTTTCCATGGCCAGACCATCCTGCATCGCCCGGACCAGCACCTGACCTGGCAGATCGGCGACGGCCTGGCCCTGGCCTATGAATTCAGCATCGACGTGGTCGGCCAGTTTCGCCTGGCGGACGTCGCCGCCGGGGGCCAGGGCGCACCCTTCGCCCCGCTGTATCACCAGGCCCTGGCGCGGGGCATGATGGAACGCGACGGGCCGATCGCCGTCTTGAACATCGGCGGCGTCTCGAACCTCACCTGGATCGGCCTGGACCCGGAGGAGGCGCCGGTCGCCTTCGATTGCGGCCCCGGCAATGCCCTGATCGACGACTGGGCGCTGGCCCACACCGGCCGGCCGGTCGATGCCGATGGGGCCCTGGCCGGGGCGGGCGAGGTCGATATCCAGATCCTCAACCAGATGATGGATCACCCGTTCTTCGACTTAGGCGTGCCCAAATCGCTGGACCGCGACGACTTCACCCTGGGCGCCGTGCGCGGGCTTGCGGCCGAGGATGGCGCCGCGACTTTGACCGCTTTCACGGTCGAGGCGATCGCCCAGGCGCGGGTGCATTTCCCCAGGCCGGTGACCCGGTTCCTGGTCACCGGGGGCGGGCGGCACAACCCGGTCATGATGGAGATGCTGGGTACCCGCCTGGGCGTGGCGGTGCAGCCGGTGGAGAGTGCGGGCTGGCGCGGCGACAGTATCGAGGCCGAGGCCTTCGCCTATCTCGCCGTGCGCGCCTTGCGCGGCTTGGCCCTGAGCCTGCCGACGACCACCGGCGTGCCGGTGCCGATGCCGGGTGGTCAGGTGTTCCGGCCCATGCGCATGTCGAGGTAG